One genomic region from Vibrio cyclitrophicus encodes:
- a CDS encoding LysR family transcriptional regulator, whose product MAKDLFSSLDLNLLRTFLIVYQEKNTRKAAERLFVSQPAVSQALQKLRYHFNDDLFVKVHGGLQPTSFSEQLINEITPHFDGLMTAVNASNRFNPSEIDYPLKIALSPVVLACLSGTLYKELMRQAPNSKLELVSWSTSSCEDIQKGEVLLGVAYELPFTSKEIYVKKLVEITGRLFVRKDHPIKQASVSPEELAGYEIASMISPGWNDNFSHAANILESRSIPHSIGFRSEILMAIIDVVANSDMYMPHSNLFPIDNYPTLRAIDVDLDTKHKNISVYSHIHTKNRNNPLISWLFDVIKDALLQQINK is encoded by the coding sequence ATGGCTAAAGACTTATTCAGCTCTCTTGATTTAAACCTGTTACGAACATTTCTTATTGTTTATCAAGAAAAAAACACCAGAAAGGCTGCGGAACGACTCTTTGTTTCACAGCCAGCAGTCAGCCAAGCCCTACAGAAGCTAAGATATCACTTCAATGATGACCTCTTCGTAAAGGTTCATGGTGGCCTGCAACCTACCTCATTCAGTGAGCAACTCATCAATGAAATAACACCACACTTTGATGGCCTAATGACCGCTGTGAATGCATCCAATCGATTTAATCCAAGTGAAATTGACTACCCCTTAAAGATAGCGTTATCACCTGTAGTACTAGCTTGTTTATCCGGTACCTTATATAAAGAGCTTATGAGACAAGCACCAAATTCAAAACTCGAGCTTGTAAGTTGGTCTACCTCATCTTGTGAAGATATACAGAAAGGAGAGGTTCTATTAGGCGTTGCTTACGAGCTTCCTTTTACATCAAAAGAGATTTATGTAAAAAAACTGGTGGAAATTACCGGCCGATTATTTGTAAGAAAGGATCATCCGATAAAGCAAGCTTCAGTCAGTCCCGAAGAGTTAGCAGGTTATGAAATAGCATCAATGATATCTCCTGGCTGGAACGACAATTTTAGCCATGCAGCCAACATATTAGAGTCACGTTCAATTCCACACAGTATTGGCTTTCGTTCCGAGATTTTGATGGCTATCATCGATGTCGTGGCGAACTCAGATATGTACATGCCACATTCCAACCTATTCCCCATAGATAACTACCCAACGCTGCGAGCTATAGATGTAGATCTTGACACTAAACACAAAAATATCAGCGTTTACAGCCACATACACACTAAAAACCGCAATAACCCTCTCATATCCTGGCTTTTCGATGTAATCAAAGATGCGCTACTACAACAAATTAATAAGTAA
- a CDS encoding porin family protein — MKLLTTALTVIAITSASSAYAQKDYSGHRIGFGIVSSEVDHLDSNFSRSDLGNGLKLEYGYDINRIFGVNISSDTSKEDENFEGYGYETKVSTFKIDTDIGYAFFLNGFDVKPYGAIGFARVEEKITLNTPDGSASIKDNNTSLLLGTGVRANFDFGLYTDLRFNFIMMDDYDIDQLSFTVGYKF; from the coding sequence ATGAAATTACTAACTACAGCACTAACCGTTATCGCAATCACTTCTGCTTCATCAGCTTATGCTCAGAAAGACTATTCTGGACATCGTATTGGTTTCGGTATTGTTTCTAGTGAAGTCGATCATCTAGATTCAAATTTCTCTCGAAGCGATTTAGGTAATGGGTTAAAGCTCGAATATGGTTATGACATTAACCGAATCTTTGGTGTGAATATCTCATCAGATACGAGTAAAGAAGATGAAAATTTTGAAGGCTATGGATATGAGACTAAAGTTTCAACCTTCAAAATAGACACAGACATCGGCTATGCATTCTTCCTCAATGGCTTTGATGTAAAGCCATACGGTGCTATTGGTTTTGCTCGTGTAGAGGAAAAGATCACGTTAAATACGCCTGACGGTAGTGCAAGTATCAAAGACAACAATACTTCTCTATTGCTAGGCACCGGAGTTAGAGCAAATTTTGATTTCGGTCTTTATACCGACCTACGCTTCAACTTCATCATGATGGATGACTATGACATCGATCAGTTATCTTTCACTGTCGGATACAAGTTCTAA
- the phoU gene encoding phosphate signaling complex protein PhoU: MHFGRHISGQFNVELESIRTHVLTMGGLVEQQLSFAMQALHKDDVELAKKVIRDDHKVNAMEVSIDEACTRIIAKRQPTAKDLRLIMAIIKTITDLERIGDVASKIAQGAIEIPSTKEQKFHVSLEPLCRQAITMLHQVLDAFARMDVDAAAEVHKLDDKLDAEYEAVIRQLMTYMMEDPKNIPNILQVMWSARAIERVGDRCQNICEYIIYFVKGKDVRHLGDQSLDDALK; the protein is encoded by the coding sequence ATGCATTTCGGTCGTCATATTTCAGGGCAATTCAACGTAGAACTAGAGTCTATCCGTACTCATGTACTTACCATGGGCGGGTTGGTGGAGCAGCAACTTTCGTTTGCGATGCAAGCTCTCCATAAAGATGACGTGGAACTGGCCAAAAAAGTGATTCGTGACGATCACAAAGTGAATGCAATGGAAGTATCTATTGATGAGGCTTGCACTCGTATTATCGCCAAACGTCAGCCTACGGCGAAAGATCTACGTTTGATTATGGCGATCATCAAAACAATTACTGATCTCGAAAGAATTGGTGATGTTGCTTCTAAGATCGCTCAAGGCGCGATAGAGATTCCATCGACCAAAGAACAAAAGTTCCACGTATCGCTAGAGCCACTTTGTAGACAAGCGATCACTATGCTACATCAAGTCTTGGACGCATTTGCTCGAATGGATGTTGATGCTGCGGCTGAGGTTCATAAGCTTGATGACAAATTGGATGCTGAATACGAAGCGGTGATTCGTCAGTTAATGACTTATATGATGGAAGATCCTAAGAACATCCCCAACATCCTGCAAGTGATGTGGTCAGCTCGCGCGATTGAGCGAGTGGGCGATCGTTGCCAAAATATCTGTGAATACATTATTTACTTTGTGAAGGGCAAAGATGTACGCCACCTTGGTGATCAAAGCTTAGATGACGCACTGAAGTAG